From a region of the bacterium genome:
- a CDS encoding ATP-binding cassette domain-containing protein — protein MTGPGAAESPTPDNGSSNILEVRNLKKHFPIRVGFANRVRGHVRAVDGISFDVRQGETLALVGESGSGKTTAVRCLVRALDPTAGEIRFRTETGKWIDLSDLSRRELRPLRPQMQMVFQDPRSSLNPRMTMLDIIGEPLLLNGMNNRNDRIDRVEELLRLVRLRPEYMRRFPHAFSGGQRQRIGIARALALNPRLVIADEPVSALDVSVQAQTLNLLLELQEELGLTYIFVAHDLSVVKHISDRVAVMYVGKIVEIGERDQVFFNPKHPYTAALLNAVPRTDPRASRTRIPLRGEVADPADPPSGCYFHPRCAYAIERCGAETPVAEVVDGERRVECLRVAELELPGVTTG, from the coding sequence ATGACCGGGCCCGGCGCGGCCGAGAGCCCCACTCCCGATAACGGGTCCTCGAACATCCTCGAGGTCCGTAACCTCAAGAAGCACTTCCCGATCAGGGTGGGCTTCGCCAACCGGGTCAGGGGTCACGTCCGGGCCGTCGACGGGATCAGCTTCGACGTCCGCCAGGGCGAGACCCTGGCGCTGGTGGGCGAGAGCGGATCGGGCAAGACCACCGCGGTCCGCTGCTTGGTCCGGGCGTTGGATCCGACCGCCGGCGAGATCCGCTTCCGTACCGAAACGGGTAAGTGGATCGACCTGAGCGACCTCAGCCGGCGGGAGTTACGTCCGCTGCGGCCCCAGATGCAGATGGTCTTCCAGGACCCGCGCTCATCGTTGAATCCCAGGATGACCATGCTCGACATAATCGGCGAACCCCTGCTGCTCAACGGGATGAACAACCGCAATGACCGCATCGACCGGGTCGAGGAATTGCTCCGCCTGGTTCGCCTGCGCCCCGAGTACATGCGCAGGTTCCCGCATGCCTTCAGCGGCGGCCAGCGGCAGCGGATCGGCATCGCGCGCGCCCTTGCTCTGAACCCTCGCCTGGTGATAGCCGACGAGCCGGTGTCCGCCCTCGACGTCTCCGTGCAGGCGCAGACCCTCAACCTGCTGCTCGAGCTCCAGGAGGAACTGGGCCTCACGTACATATTCGTCGCGCACGACCTGAGCGTGGTCAAGCACATCAGCGATCGGGTTGCGGTCATGTACGTCGGCAAGATCGTGGAGATCGGGGAGCGCGACCAGGTGTTCTTCAACCCGAAACATCCCTATACGGCGGCGCTCCTGAATGCCGTGCCCCGCACGGACCCCCGTGCCAGCCGCACGAGGATCCCGCTGCGCGGCGAGGTGGCGGATCCGGCCGACCCACCCAGCGGGTGCTACTTCCATCCCAGGTGCGCCTACGCCATCGAGCGGTGCGGTGCCGAGACCCCTGTGGCAGAGGTGGTGGACGGGGAACGGCGGGTCGAATGCCTGCGAGTCGCGGAGTTGGAACTACCAGGCGTCACCACCGGCTGA
- a CDS encoding ABC transporter substrate-binding protein, whose amino-acid sequence MADDKHQGDKGVSRRRFLKLAGGSVGGAIVIAACGADDEPAQTTAAPTQTTAAPATTQAATTETTAAAPADAPTTTAAASDAPTTTAAAAADTTTTTRAIERGLPAIEGHIVITDPAQYPTTYNESPEMAARVAAGELPPVDQRVPRNPLVVEPVHEIGTYGGRELRRGYISTVNDRQNANRFNGGPDNLIYWDYAHRQVIPNIAAGFEVNADATVLTLYLREGMKWSDGAPFTAEDIVWWRQHMSLNSNVAAPPGQLRVGGEQVAVEKVDDYTVTLTAVAPYPLLPQIMAGWGSINGQTITGQFGYGGFAPAHYLQQFHADFNPDADALAQDAGQENWGAYLKNRNTWQFNPELPTVTPWVMTRPINDPPWEFEANPYSIWVDTAGNQLPYIHKISMAGAEDREVLILNSVAGEYDFQDRHLQVASLPVLLENQERSGYMIHRTPGVGSDFGVRINLAYDADPVIGELIRTADFRRALSMGIDRDEINEAIFLGTSQTTSSAPSEQSVYALGQEWVEKWATLDVDAANALLDGIGLTEKDGEGYRLRPDGSGDRLVLVYEAPASFADFPAAGQLIREHWREIGIDLSAGPAVTGGLLVEKAEANEIMFSGHTVSSPDPFRQQDGIMPTRTNNYPGLIGIPYAKWRATDGADGVEPPDQLMIKEGWALLDAGLVEPDDAERIRIAKEIYKLHVDQVWSIGVVGDGLAIYGMYLANTNLGNIPARISNTLDQRAPSNALPPAFYWKS is encoded by the coding sequence ATGGCGGACGATAAGCACCAGGGCGACAAGGGTGTCTCGAGGCGCCGTTTCCTGAAGCTGGCCGGCGGCAGTGTTGGAGGTGCCATCGTCATCGCCGCTTGCGGCGCGGACGACGAGCCGGCTCAGACCACCGCCGCGCCCACGCAAACCACAGCCGCCCCGGCGACGACCCAGGCGGCTACCACGGAGACGACCGCCGCGGCCCCTGCGGACGCGCCGACCACGACAGCCGCAGCAAGCGACGCGCCGACCACCACGGCAGCAGCGGCTGCGGACACGACGACCACGACCCGCGCCATCGAAAGGGGCTTGCCGGCGATCGAGGGTCACATCGTGATCACCGATCCTGCCCAGTACCCCACCACGTACAACGAGTCGCCGGAGATGGCTGCTCGGGTGGCGGCGGGCGAGCTCCCGCCGGTTGACCAGCGCGTTCCGCGGAATCCCCTGGTGGTCGAGCCGGTGCATGAGATCGGCACCTACGGCGGGCGCGAGCTGCGCCGCGGGTACATCTCCACGGTCAATGATCGCCAGAACGCCAACCGGTTCAACGGTGGGCCGGACAACCTGATCTACTGGGACTACGCCCACCGGCAGGTAATCCCCAACATCGCGGCCGGGTTCGAGGTAAATGCCGACGCCACCGTGCTCACGCTCTACCTGCGTGAAGGGATGAAGTGGTCCGACGGAGCGCCGTTCACCGCCGAGGACATTGTCTGGTGGCGCCAGCACATGAGCCTGAACTCCAACGTCGCGGCTCCCCCGGGACAGTTGCGCGTCGGTGGGGAGCAGGTGGCCGTGGAGAAGGTGGACGATTACACGGTCACGTTAACCGCGGTGGCACCCTACCCCCTGTTGCCGCAGATCATGGCGGGATGGGGTTCCATCAACGGGCAGACCATCACCGGTCAGTTCGGTTACGGGGGCTTCGCGCCTGCCCACTACCTGCAGCAGTTCCACGCCGACTTCAATCCTGACGCCGACGCGCTGGCCCAGGATGCCGGCCAGGAGAACTGGGGCGCCTACCTCAAGAACCGGAACACGTGGCAATTCAACCCCGAGTTGCCGACCGTCACCCCGTGGGTGATGACACGGCCGATCAACGATCCTCCATGGGAGTTCGAGGCCAACCCGTACAGCATCTGGGTGGATACGGCGGGTAACCAGTTGCCGTACATCCACAAGATCAGCATGGCCGGAGCAGAGGACCGGGAAGTTCTGATCCTCAACTCCGTCGCCGGGGAGTACGACTTCCAGGACCGGCACCTCCAGGTGGCGAGCCTCCCGGTGTTGCTCGAGAACCAGGAGCGCAGCGGGTACATGATCCACCGCACTCCCGGCGTGGGGTCGGACTTCGGGGTGCGTATCAACCTTGCCTACGACGCCGACCCGGTGATCGGTGAGTTGATCCGTACGGCCGACTTCAGGCGAGCCCTGTCGATGGGTATCGACCGGGACGAGATCAATGAGGCCATCTTCCTGGGAACGAGCCAGACGACGTCTTCGGCGCCGTCGGAGCAGAGCGTCTACGCCCTGGGTCAGGAGTGGGTCGAGAAGTGGGCCACGCTCGATGTCGATGCGGCCAACGCGCTGCTCGACGGGATCGGTCTGACCGAGAAGGACGGAGAAGGCTACCGGCTGCGCCCCGACGGCAGCGGCGACCGGCTCGTGCTGGTCTACGAAGCGCCGGCCAGCTTCGCCGACTTCCCGGCCGCCGGACAGTTGATCCGGGAACACTGGCGCGAGATCGGGATCGACCTGAGCGCTGGTCCGGCGGTTACCGGCGGCCTGCTCGTGGAGAAGGCCGAGGCCAACGAGATCATGTTCTCGGGCCACACGGTCTCATCCCCCGATCCGTTCCGGCAGCAGGACGGGATCATGCCCACCAGGACCAACAACTATCCGGGCTTGATCGGCATCCCCTACGCCAAGTGGCGGGCCACCGACGGCGCCGACGGCGTGGAGCCACCCGATCAGCTGATGATCAAGGAGGGTTGGGCCCTGCTTGACGCCGGTCTGGTCGAACCGGACGATGCGGAGCGGATCCGGATCGCGAAGGAGATCTACAAGCTCCATGTCGATCAGGTCTGGTCGATCGGGGTGGTCGGCGACGGCCTGGCAATCTACGGGATGTACTTGGCGAACACCAACCTCGGCAACATCCCGGCCCGGATATCCAACACGCTGGACCAGCGGGCGCCATCGAACGCCCTTCCTCCCGCGTTCTACTGGAAGAGCTGA
- a CDS encoding MmgE/PrpD family protein, with the protein MSIPTADARAEEDGAPLIHRLAEHVSGLAFETIPSEIVGLAKDHLVHHVGLALAAVDYPRPRRARAVARRLSGQGGRHRILGTPGRYGLLEAVFANSLLMGADALDDAALGGTHPGVLVFPTAMALPETRTVSGRDLLAAVVAGYDVLVATARGGWTWGVSTPRRSGCVVGPLGVAAVASRLLGLGPQRTAHALGLAANGAVGLIEGTPFAGILYPHVTRSGVMATFLAADGHRSTPSVLDGPYGLYETYLGAVPGEVVAAMDALGSDYGLTHAFRKRYACSGFNVVPVELMDDLVRSTGVTVEDVASIRLALPEERRPREEDFDRNFRRYRDDDESLYITRYASPRFLVAAWLWDGRLNPARYREDMPAGFVDLLARTSMDFVEGLPLRSARLTVVTTDGQEHVREGHDPSPTPPMDYREWLADLLPAAPPSAIEGFVTSVDRLEESRDASELWTALDRFAERPAASPAISPGLDREPGSTASQRIAAYVTGARYEDFPPAVIERGKDLLVHHLGLALADRPPAGARPGRPPGNYSAIGRLPSLRLLDVVFANSLSMQTRGRQDSMAGGMRPGALIIPAALALTEERAITGKELLVAIAVGYDAGLALSAGTWAWGAATARRADCVFGPVAVACTAARLLGLDEERTADAIGQACHLTMGLIEGVEEEALINAQLARNGVYAAILAEAGFPAADLMIEGEFGLYRSTLGTVPTDLDRSLSGLGTRFGLERAVVSRHDLDPNHLVPVELTSRLGARLAGDAGEPVEVEVLLPETRRRWDHVARTRLRGSEHQVSQAAALRRALAKVLAGGPREEDHRANGALEGAEPADGVALRYEPGRDPWFARVTVTTASGHTESLEGDRSILPLHLPDRRALLLDSIGGGNRSKVDEAIRLVGTLETVRDASTLLEVMVDLCG; encoded by the coding sequence ATGTCAATACCGACAGCCGATGCGCGGGCCGAAGAGGACGGCGCTCCCCTGATCCACCGGCTGGCAGAACACGTCTCCGGCCTCGCGTTCGAGACGATCCCATCGGAGATCGTCGGGCTGGCCAAGGACCACCTCGTCCATCACGTCGGTCTGGCCCTCGCTGCCGTGGACTACCCGCGTCCCCGGCGAGCCCGCGCTGTGGCTCGCAGGCTTTCCGGTCAGGGAGGGCGGCACCGCATTCTCGGAACACCCGGCCGGTACGGCCTGCTCGAGGCAGTCTTCGCCAACTCCCTCCTCATGGGTGCGGACGCGCTCGACGACGCGGCTCTCGGTGGCACCCATCCGGGGGTGCTTGTATTCCCCACGGCCATGGCGCTACCGGAGACCCGGACCGTCAGTGGCAGGGACCTTCTGGCCGCGGTGGTAGCCGGCTACGACGTCCTGGTTGCCACCGCACGGGGTGGCTGGACCTGGGGGGTGAGCACCCCGCGCCGGTCCGGTTGCGTGGTGGGCCCGCTCGGTGTGGCAGCAGTAGCGTCCCGTCTGCTGGGCCTCGGACCGCAGAGAACCGCCCACGCGCTGGGGCTGGCCGCCAACGGGGCAGTCGGCCTCATCGAGGGAACTCCCTTCGCCGGCATCCTGTATCCCCATGTGACCCGGAGCGGCGTCATGGCGACCTTCCTGGCCGCGGACGGACACCGTTCCACCCCGAGCGTTCTGGATGGCCCGTACGGGCTGTACGAGACCTACCTCGGGGCCGTTCCGGGCGAGGTTGTGGCGGCCATGGACGCGTTGGGGAGCGACTACGGGCTTACGCACGCGTTCCGCAAGCGTTACGCGTGCAGTGGCTTCAACGTGGTGCCCGTGGAGCTGATGGACGACCTGGTCCGCAGCACGGGGGTGACCGTGGAGGACGTGGCCTCGATCCGGCTCGCCCTCCCCGAGGAACGGCGGCCCCGCGAGGAGGACTTCGACCGGAACTTCCGCCGCTACCGGGACGACGATGAAAGCCTGTACATCACCCGCTACGCGTCTCCCCGATTCCTCGTGGCCGCCTGGTTGTGGGACGGCCGTCTGAACCCGGCCCGTTACCGCGAGGACATGCCGGCGGGCTTCGTGGACCTGCTCGCCCGGACGTCAATGGACTTCGTGGAGGGGCTACCCCTGCGCTCGGCCCGCCTCACGGTTGTAACCACCGACGGCCAGGAGCACGTCCGGGAGGGTCATGACCCGTCCCCTACCCCGCCCATGGACTACCGGGAGTGGTTGGCCGACCTCCTTCCGGCAGCCCCTCCATCCGCGATCGAGGGCTTCGTCACCTCGGTCGACCGGCTCGAGGAGTCCCGCGATGCCTCCGAGCTGTGGACAGCGCTCGACCGGTTCGCCGAGCGGCCTGCTGCCTCCCCGGCGATATCTCCGGGGCTCGACCGGGAACCCGGCTCGACCGCATCCCAGCGGATCGCCGCTTATGTCACCGGAGCCAGGTACGAGGACTTCCCGCCGGCTGTGATCGAGCGGGGCAAGGATCTGCTCGTCCACCACCTCGGGTTGGCATTGGCGGATCGGCCTCCCGCCGGCGCCCGCCCGGGCAGGCCACCGGGCAACTACTCGGCCATAGGCCGGCTGCCTTCTCTCCGCCTGCTCGACGTGGTGTTCGCCAACTCGCTGAGCATGCAGACCAGGGGTCGGCAGGACAGCATGGCCGGAGGGATGCGTCCGGGGGCGTTGATCATTCCTGCTGCTCTGGCGCTCACCGAGGAACGCGCGATCACAGGGAAGGAGCTCCTGGTGGCGATCGCGGTGGGGTACGACGCCGGCCTCGCTCTGTCGGCCGGTACCTGGGCTTGGGGCGCCGCGACCGCCCGCCGGGCCGACTGCGTGTTCGGTCCCGTGGCCGTGGCCTGCACAGCGGCCCGCCTGCTCGGGCTCGACGAGGAGCGGACGGCAGATGCCATCGGGCAGGCCTGCCACCTGACGATGGGACTGATCGAGGGCGTAGAGGAAGAGGCGCTCATCAATGCGCAGTTGGCACGCAACGGCGTGTACGCCGCCATCCTCGCCGAGGCGGGATTCCCGGCGGCCGATCTCATGATCGAGGGAGAGTTCGGGTTGTACAGATCGACACTCGGGACAGTTCCGACAGATCTGGATCGGTCGCTGTCAGGACTGGGGACCAGGTTCGGGCTGGAACGGGCCGTGGTCAGCCGCCATGACCTTGATCCCAACCATCTTGTCCCGGTGGAGCTGACCTCCCGGCTGGGCGCGAGACTGGCCGGCGATGCCGGGGAGCCGGTTGAGGTGGAAGTGCTGCTGCCCGAGACCCGCAGACGCTGGGACCACGTCGCCCGAACCCGCCTCCGAGGCTCAGAACACCAAGTATCCCAAGCCGCAGCCCTGCGCCGCGCCCTTGCGAAGGTGTTGGCAGGCGGTCCCCGCGAAGAGGACCACAGGGCCAACGGGGCCCTGGAGGGCGCGGAGCCGGCGGACGGTGTCGCTCTCCGGTACGAGCCGGGAAGGGACCCATGGTTCGCCCGGGTCACGGTGACCACGGCTTCGGGCCACACCGAGAGCCTCGAAGGAGATCGCTCCATTCTCCCGCTCCACCTCCCGGACAGGCGGGCCCTGTTGCTAGATTCGATAGGCGGCGGTAACCGCAGCAAGGTTGACGAGGCGATCCGTCTGGTCGGGACACTCGAGACGGTGAGAGACGCTTCGACCCTCCTGGAAGTGATGGTGGACTTGTGCGGATAG
- a CDS encoding MmgE/PrpD family protein — protein sequence MTDSGPSISERLARYIRSLRFEDLPTEIVERVKDHLVHHVALGIEGRNSEYGGYARKTAARLSEAGGRFSAIGEKPSLGLLDAVFVNCLYMHQSGQDDSESGGTHPGVLIYPTALNLAQDRTVSGRELLTACAIGYDVAVVLSAGTWAWTAPAPRRPNAIFGPVAVAATSARLLGLSEPRTVNALGLACHGALGLIEGTRFIWVVYPWECQAGVFAAVLAESGFPAAPSMIEGDFGLYQTLLQEIPAEIDENLATLGSRFRITEARVKQYRASNLNAGILDTTKQACEAMDLRPERVESVLIELPESRRLREKRMEENFSKYTDIVSRIGSLRFLMARLIRDRELDHRVYLDPISDDLQSLLDSITLSFVDEAVPKYYARVTIRTTSGGVEIFEHGRHGVRYPKVDREAWMSKCLGDDPPIDVERFLRLVDRLETLPDASVLLDALEH from the coding sequence ATGACCGACAGCGGCCCGTCGATCAGCGAGCGGTTGGCTCGCTACATCCGTTCGCTTCGTTTCGAGGACCTGCCAACCGAGATCGTGGAGCGCGTCAAGGATCACCTCGTCCATCACGTCGCCTTAGGGATCGAGGGCCGCAACAGCGAGTACGGAGGGTACGCACGGAAGACCGCGGCGCGGTTGAGCGAGGCCGGTGGGCGCTTCTCCGCCATCGGCGAGAAACCCTCTCTCGGGCTGCTCGATGCCGTGTTCGTCAACTGCCTGTACATGCACCAGAGCGGGCAGGACGACTCGGAGTCGGGTGGCACCCATCCCGGCGTGCTCATATACCCCACAGCCCTCAACCTGGCGCAGGACCGCACCGTGAGCGGCAGGGAACTCCTCACGGCCTGCGCCATCGGCTACGACGTGGCGGTGGTCCTCAGCGCGGGGACCTGGGCCTGGACCGCTCCCGCGCCGCGGAGACCCAATGCGATCTTCGGGCCGGTTGCGGTGGCCGCCACCTCCGCCCGGCTGCTGGGCCTCTCCGAGCCACGAACGGTCAATGCCCTGGGCCTAGCCTGCCACGGCGCGCTGGGCCTGATCGAAGGCACCCGGTTCATCTGGGTGGTGTACCCGTGGGAGTGCCAGGCCGGGGTGTTCGCAGCAGTACTGGCCGAGTCGGGTTTCCCGGCCGCGCCGAGCATGATCGAAGGAGACTTCGGCCTCTACCAGACCCTCCTCCAGGAGATTCCGGCCGAGATCGACGAGAACCTCGCCACCCTGGGATCCCGTTTCCGCATCACAGAAGCCCGGGTCAAGCAATACCGGGCCAGCAACCTGAACGCCGGCATCCTCGACACCACCAAGCAGGCGTGTGAGGCGATGGACTTGAGGCCGGAGCGTGTCGAGTCGGTCCTGATCGAGCTACCCGAGAGCAGGCGCCTGCGAGAGAAGCGCATGGAGGAGAACTTCTCCAAGTACACGGATATCGTCTCGCGGATCGGATCCCTGCGCTTCCTAATGGCCCGGCTGATCCGGGACCGCGAACTGGACCACCGCGTCTACCTCGACCCCATCTCGGATGACTTGCAGTCCCTGCTCGATTCGATCACCCTGAGCTTCGTCGACGAGGCGGTCCCCAAGTACTACGCCCGGGTCACCATACGGACCACCTCCGGCGGGGTCGAGATATTCGAGCACGGCCGCCACGGCGTGCGGTATCCGAAGGTGGACCGGGAGGCATGGATGTCGAAGTGCCTGGGCGACGATCCACCGATCGACGTCGAGCGCTTCCTCCGGCTTGTCGACCGACTGGAGACCCTGCCCGATGCGTCCGTCCTGCTCGACGCCCTCGAGCACTGA
- a CDS encoding ABC transporter ATP-binding protein has product MRTDRSLLSVRNLKTYFIADEGVTKAVDGVSFDVSAGRTLGIVGESGCGKSVTALSILRIVDDPGRIVDGEILLTRNDGTPVDLVKRRPNGKYMRSVRGGEIGLVFQEPMTSFSPVHTIGNQLTEAIRLHERLNKAEARERAADLLTMVGIPRPAATLDQYSWELSGGLRQRAMIAHALAPDPRLLIADEPTTALDVTTQAQILDLMMSLQEERSMAVMLITHDLGVIAETADDVVVMYLGREVEQGSVENIFYDPQHPYTRALLRSIPALDAAPKAKLPAITGSVPHPFDRPSGCSFHPRCSEAIEGLCAVEEPETWTTAPGREVVCHLFRDQETAVSIEGRGS; this is encoded by the coding sequence GTGCGAACCGACCGCTCGCTGCTCTCCGTGCGGAACCTGAAGACCTACTTCATCGCCGACGAGGGGGTCACCAAAGCGGTCGACGGGGTGAGCTTCGACGTGTCGGCGGGCCGGACGCTGGGGATAGTCGGAGAGAGCGGGTGTGGCAAGAGCGTCACCGCGCTGTCGATCCTGCGGATAGTGGATGACCCCGGCCGGATCGTCGACGGCGAGATACTCCTCACCCGGAACGACGGGACCCCCGTCGACCTCGTGAAGCGGCGACCCAACGGAAAGTACATGCGTTCGGTGCGGGGAGGCGAGATCGGGCTCGTCTTCCAGGAACCGATGACATCGTTCAGCCCGGTCCACACCATCGGCAACCAGTTGACCGAGGCCATACGCCTCCACGAGCGGCTCAACAAGGCGGAGGCCAGGGAGAGGGCAGCGGACCTTCTCACGATGGTGGGAATCCCCCGTCCCGCCGCCACCCTGGACCAGTACAGTTGGGAACTCTCCGGCGGCCTTCGCCAGAGGGCCATGATCGCCCACGCGCTGGCGCCCGATCCCAGGCTGCTGATCGCGGACGAGCCCACCACCGCGCTCGATGTGACCACCCAGGCCCAGATACTCGATCTCATGATGTCCCTGCAGGAGGAACGGTCGATGGCGGTAATGCTGATCACGCACGACCTCGGCGTCATCGCCGAGACGGCGGACGATGTGGTGGTGATGTATCTGGGCCGCGAGGTAGAGCAGGGTTCCGTGGAGAACATCTTCTACGACCCCCAGCATCCATATACCCGAGCCCTGTTGCGTTCCATCCCGGCCCTGGACGCGGCGCCCAAGGCCAAGCTGCCCGCCATCACCGGATCCGTGCCCCATCCGTTCGACCGCCCGAGCGGATGCAGCTTCCATCCCCGCTGCTCGGAGGCCATCGAGGGCTTGTGCGCGGTCGAAGAACCCGAGACCTGGACGACTGCCCCCGGCCGGGAGGTGGTCTGCCATCTATTCCGCGATCAAGAGACGGCGGTCTCGATCGAAGGACGAGGGTCATGA
- a CDS encoding NAD/NADP octopine/nopaline dehydrogenase family protein — protein MRIAILGAGNGGQSTAARCGRAGHSVRLYDRFPEVVEPLASLGEIRAGGAVEETGPIELATTDMARAVSGADLILVSVPSFAHRYIASELAGVLRGDETVVLHPGGFGGALEVRKTWSDLGVPAGVRLAETNTLAYACRVVEPGTVHIGGVKRAFSAAALGASGTPEVLGVLQPVFPNVEPATSVLETSFDNINPVAHPVVAVLNAGPMDGGDFDFYADGMTPSAVRAMEALDAERMEIAGALGIPFRSHPAWLERSYGIVGSDPMDTERQLASNVMRGIGVPGGMRGRYVTEDVPLGLVPMTRIARLVGVHTPVIDSVITLAGAATGRDYRSEGRSLEDMGIGNLTPDEILEAVA, from the coding sequence GTGCGGATAGCGATTCTGGGAGCGGGCAACGGTGGCCAGTCCACCGCTGCGCGCTGCGGTCGGGCAGGTCACTCCGTGAGGCTGTACGACCGATTCCCGGAGGTTGTCGAGCCTCTGGCGTCCTTGGGCGAGATCCGGGCAGGCGGGGCGGTGGAGGAGACCGGTCCCATCGAGCTGGCCACCACCGACATGGCCAGAGCCGTCTCGGGCGCCGACCTGATACTCGTGTCGGTCCCCAGCTTCGCCCACCGCTACATAGCCTCGGAACTGGCCGGGGTGCTGCGAGGTGATGAGACGGTGGTTCTCCATCCGGGCGGCTTCGGCGGAGCCCTCGAGGTGCGAAAGACCTGGTCGGATCTCGGAGTTCCGGCCGGCGTCCGGCTGGCCGAAACCAACACCCTGGCCTATGCCTGCCGGGTCGTCGAGCCCGGAACGGTCCATATCGGCGGGGTCAAGCGGGCCTTTTCCGCGGCGGCCCTCGGAGCCTCGGGGACACCTGAAGTCCTCGGGGTGCTCCAACCCGTCTTCCCCAACGTCGAGCCGGCCACCTCCGTGCTCGAGACCAGCTTCGACAACATAAACCCGGTGGCCCACCCTGTGGTGGCGGTGCTCAACGCCGGACCGATGGACGGGGGCGACTTCGACTTCTACGCCGACGGGATGACGCCCTCGGCGGTCCGGGCCATGGAGGCCCTTGATGCCGAGAGGATGGAGATCGCCGGCGCGTTGGGGATCCCCTTCCGGAGCCATCCCGCCTGGCTGGAGCGCTCCTACGGTATCGTCGGATCCGACCCGATGGATACGGAGCGGCAACTGGCCTCCAACGTGATGCGGGGCATCGGCGTCCCGGGAGGAATGCGCGGACGCTACGTGACCGAGGACGTGCCGCTCGGCCTGGTGCCGATGACGCGGATAGCCCGGCTGGTGGGAGTTCACACTCCCGTCATCGACTCGGTCATCACCCTCGCGGGTGCGGCTACCGGGAGGGACTACCGGAGCGAGGGCCGCTCCCTCGAGGACATGGGCATCGGTAACCTGACCCCCGACGAGATCTTGGAGGCTGTGGCGTGA